In a single window of the Salvelinus namaycush isolate Seneca chromosome 6, SaNama_1.0, whole genome shotgun sequence genome:
- the LOC120049772 gene encoding purine nucleoside phosphorylase-like has product MFPDSSTGYSYEDCKATADWLLAQTSVRPVVGIVCGSGMGGLADMLKDQVAFNYKDIPNFPQSTVHGHAGRLVFGTLKGRPCVCMQGRFHLYEGYAIQKITLPMRIFSLLGVETVILTNAAGGLNQDFKVGDIMIMKDHINMPGFAGNNPLAGANDDRFGVRFPCMSDAYDRELQQLAVDVGQELGYGDFLREGVYCVLGGPSFETIAECRMLHKLGADAVGMSTAHEVIAARHCGMRVFALSLITNKAVMDYDSEEKANHEEVLETGQHRAIQLEKLVSTMVTRMEYNNTNA; this is encoded by the exons ATGTTTCCAGACTCAAGCACCGG GTACAGCTACGAGGACTGCAAGGCCACAGCAGACTGGCTGTTGGCCCAGACCTCCGTTCGCCCCGTGGTTGGCATCGTGTGTGGTTCAGGAATGGGAGGACTGGCTGACATGCTGAAAGACCAAGTGGCCTTCAACTACAAGGACATCCCCAACTTCCCCCAGAGCACAG TGCACGGCCATGCTGGACGCTTGGTGTTTGGCACGCTGAAGGGAAGGCCATGCGTGTGCATGCAGGGACGCTTCCACCTGTACGAGGGATACGCCATTCAGAAG ATCACCCTGCCTATGCGTATCTTCAGCTTGCTGGGTGTAGAGACGGTGATCCTGACCAACGCTGCTGGCGGTCTCAACCAGGACTTCAAAGTGGGAGACATCATGATCATGAAAGACCACATCAACATGCCCGGCTTTGCTGGCAACAACCCACTTGCTGGAGCAAACGACGACAG GTTCGGTGTGCGGTTCCCCTGTATGTCTGACGCGTACGACAGAGAGCTGCAGCAGCTGGCTGTGGATGTGGGACAGGAACTAGGCTACGGTGACTTCCTGCGTGAGGGCGTATACTGCGTCCTGGGCGGGCCCTCGTTCGAGACCATCGCGGAGTGTCGCATGCTGCACAAACTGGGAGCTGACGCTGTCG gcaTGAGCACGGCTCACGAGGTGATCGCGGCGCGTCACTGTGGCATGCGTGTGTTCGCCCTATCCCTGATTACCAACAAGGCTGTGATGGACTACGACAGTGAGGAGAAGGCCAACCATGAGGAAGTCCTGGAGACAGGCCAGCACCGCGCCATCCAGCTGGAGAAACTGGTCTCTACCATGGTCACCCGCATGGAATACAACAACACCAACGCCTAA